A section of the Myxocyprinus asiaticus isolate MX2 ecotype Aquarium Trade chromosome 40, UBuf_Myxa_2, whole genome shotgun sequence genome encodes:
- the si:ch211-241b2.4 gene encoding C2H2-type zinc finger protein, producing the protein MDFVKEEGETTADQEPCTMRTVNTDLLEVNEVEDKPNHLVTVEKSFTFSETEENFSQKCDKKKRQRKCFTCPECEKMFTRKGDLNRHLRIHTGEKPFTCLQCGKSFTLADSLKKHERSHSGERSFDCDQCGKTFILPSHLKRHLIIHANLKPYLCSSCGKSFSQLDCLKKHQKTHSGVRAHICFECGNTFITADTLKRHQRIHTGEKPYICSHCGKSFTQSGHLKQHERVHSGEKPYYCSFCGRSFSTSRNLPAHIKKHFPDMSQ; encoded by the exons ATGGACTTTGTTAAAGAGGAGGGTGAAACCACTGCTGATCAAGAACCCTGCACAATGAGAACTGTAAATACAG ACCTGTTGGAAGTCAATGAAGTGGAGGACAAACCCAATCATCTCGTAACTGTAGAAAAGTCTTTTACTTTCTCTGAGACTGAAGAGAATTTCTCacaaaaatgtgataaaaaaaaaagacagagaaagtGTTTCACATGCCCTGAGTGTGAAAAAATGTTCACACGTAAAGGAGACCTTAATAGGCATCTACGAATCCAcaccggagagaagcctttcacatgccttcagtgtggaaagagtttcacattgGCTGACAGTCTCAAAAAGCATGAGCGCTCTCACTCCGGAGAAAGGTCATTTGACTGCGACCAGTgtggaaaaacatttattttgccttCGCACTTAAAAAGACACCTTATAATTCATGCAAATTTGAAGCCTTACTTGTGTTCTTCATGTGGAAAAAGTTTTTCACAGCTGGACTGTTTGAAAAAGCACCAGAAAACACATAGCGGTGTGAGAGCTCACATATGCTTTGAgtgtgggaatacttttattacaGCCGACACCTTGAAACGAcaccaaagaattcatactggagaaaaaccctacatatgctcacactgtggaaagagtttcactcaatCCGGACacctgaaacaacatgagagagtgcattctggagagaaaccatactaCTGCTCTTTTTGTGGGCGGAGCTTCAGTACATCGAGGAATCTACCGGctcatataaaaaaacattttccagaTATGTCACAGTAA
- the LOC127430853 gene encoding gastrula zinc finger protein XlCGF52.1-like isoform X5 — protein sequence MEFIKEESDNMSDPEHCRIKNEDTEEQTGLLELNEVEEKKHHFTTGEKSFSCSQTENHSFTCPQCGKSFKQKGALTKHTRIHTGERPFTCTECGKSFRYQTNLLDHKRSHTGEKPFSCPQCGKSFSRKEHLQTHIRFHTGERPFTCSQCGNNFINKGDLSRHMRIHTEEKPFTCTQCGKSFKCKTGLKNHTRIHSGKKPFTCPQCGKSFVSKANLRDHVRIHTGEMPFSCHQCGKSFRYKRSLNDHLHLHSGERSFNCDQCSKTFVMASALRKHLNTHEKPHVCSTCGKRLTSLFNLKEHQKIHTGVRDHVCSECGKSFISIDSLRKHQIIHTGERPYKCPHCGKNFSRLGTMKRHERVHTGEKPYHCTSCGKTFKQSSNLRVHLKKRCPKSQCEQSSSSGPSFRNSDKPKHGLSPNRVS from the exons ATGGagtttattaaagaggagagtgaCAACATGAGTGATCCAGAACACTGCAgaattaaaaatgaagatactgaaGAACAAACAG GCCTGTTGGAACtaaatgaagtggaggagaaaaaacatcatttcacaactggagaaaaatctttcagttgctcacagactgaaaatCATTCTttcacctgccctcagtgtggaaagagtttcaaacaaAAAGGAGCTCTTACTAAACACACGAGAATTCACACCGGAGAAAGGCCTTTCACATGCACTGAGTGTGGAAAGAGCTTCAGATATCAGACAAACCTTTTGGATCACAAAAGaagtcacactggagagaagcctttttcatgtcctcagtgtggaaaaagtttctcaCGTAAAGAACATCTTCAGACTCACATAAGATTCCACACAGGAGAGAGGCCTTTCacatgctctcagtgtggaaataatttcataaataaaGGAGATCTTAGTAGACACATGAGAATCCACACTGaagagaagccttttacatgcactcagtgtggaaagagctttAAATGTAAAACAGGCCTTAAAAACCACACGAGAATTCACTCAGGAAAGAAGCCTTTTACttgtcctcagtgtggaaagagctttGTGTCTAAAGCAAACCTTCGTGATCACGtaagaatccacactggagagatgCCTTTctcgtgccatcagtgtggaaagagcttcAGATACAAAAGAAGTCTCAACGATCATCTGCACCTCCATTCTGGAGAAAGAtcatttaactgtgatcagtgcAGTAAAACGTTTGTCATGGCATCAGCCCTAAGAAAACACCTGAACACTCATGAGAAGCCTCACGTGTGTTCTACTTGTGGAAAAAGACTTACAAGTCTGTTCAATTTAAAagagcaccagaaaatacataccgGTGTGAGAGATCATGTATGTTCTGAGTGTGGGAAATCTTTCATATCAATTGACAGCTTGAGAAAGCACCaaataattcatactggagaaagacCTTACAAGTGCCCACATTGTGGGAAGAACTTCAGTCGATTAGGAACAATGAAAAGACACGAgcgagtgcatactggagagaaaccatatcactgcacttcatgtgggaaaaCTTTCAAACAATCAAGTAATCTACGGGTTCATTTGAAAAAGCGTTGCCCAAAATCACAATGTGAGCAAAGTTCATCTTCAGGTCCCAGTTTTAGAAATTCAGATAAACCAAAACATGGACTTTCTCCCAACAGAGTGAGCTAA
- the LOC127430853 gene encoding gastrula zinc finger protein XlCGF52.1-like isoform X4, giving the protein MEFIKEESENMSDPEHCRIKNEDTEEQTGLLELNEVEEKKHHFTTGEKSFSCSQTENHSFTCPQCGKSFKQKGALTKHTRIHTGERPFTCTECGKSFRYQTNLLDHKRSHTGEKPFSCPQCGKSFSRKEHLQTHIRFHTGERPFTCSQCGNNFINKGDLSRHMRIHTEEKPFTCTQCGKSFKCKTGLKNHTRIHSGKKPFTCPQCGKSFVSKANLRDHVRIHTGEMPFSCHQCGKSFRYKRSLNDHLHLHSGERSFNCDQCSKTFVMASALRKHLNTHEKPHVCSTCGKRLTSLFNLKEHQKIHTGVRDHVCSECGKSFISIDSLRKHQIIHTGERPYKCPHCGKNFSRLGTMKRHERVHTGEKPYHCTSCGKTFKQSSNLRVHLKKRCPKSQCEQSSSSGPSFRNSDKPKHGLSPNRVS; this is encoded by the exons ATGGagtttattaaagaggagagtgagaACATGAGTGATCCAGAACACTGCAgaattaaaaatgaagatactgaaGAACAAACAG GCCTGTTGGAACtaaatgaagtggaggagaaaaaacatcatttcacaactggagaaaaatctttcagttgctcacagactgaaaatCATTCTttcacctgccctcagtgtggaaagagtttcaaacaaAAAGGAGCTCTTACTAAACACACGAGAATTCACACCGGAGAAAGGCCTTTCACATGCACTGAGTGTGGAAAGAGCTTCAGATATCAGACAAACCTTTTGGATCACAAAAGaagtcacactggagagaagcctttttcatgtcctcagtgtggaaaaagtttctcaCGTAAAGAACATCTTCAGACTCACATAAGATTCCACACAGGAGAGAGGCCTTTCacatgctctcagtgtggaaataatttcataaataaaGGAGATCTTAGTAGACACATGAGAATCCACACTGaagagaagccttttacatgcactcagtgtggaaagagctttAAATGTAAAACAGGCCTTAAAAACCACACGAGAATTCACTCAGGAAAGAAGCCTTTTACttgtcctcagtgtggaaagagctttGTGTCTAAAGCAAACCTTCGTGATCACGtaagaatccacactggagagatgCCTTTctcgtgccatcagtgtggaaagagcttcAGATACAAAAGAAGTCTCAACGATCATCTGCACCTCCATTCTGGAGAAAGAtcatttaactgtgatcagtgcAGTAAAACGTTTGTCATGGCATCAGCCCTAAGAAAACACCTGAACACTCATGAGAAGCCTCACGTGTGTTCTACTTGTGGAAAAAGACTTACAAGTCTGTTCAATTTAAAagagcaccagaaaatacataccgGTGTGAGAGATCATGTATGTTCTGAGTGTGGGAAATCTTTCATATCAATTGACAGCTTGAGAAAGCACCaaataattcatactggagaaagacCTTACAAGTGCCCACATTGTGGGAAGAACTTCAGTCGATTAGGAACAATGAAAAGACACGAgcgagtgcatactggagagaaaccatatcactgcacttcatgtgggaaaaCTTTCAAACAATCAAGTAATCTACGGGTTCATTTGAAAAAGCGTTGCCCAAAATCACAATGTGAGCAAAGTTCATCTTCAGGTCCCAGTTTTAGAAATTCAGATAAACCAAAACATGGACTTTCTCCCAACAGAGTGAGCTAA
- the LOC127430853 gene encoding gastrula zinc finger protein XlCGF52.1-like isoform X6 produces the protein MEFIKEESENMSDPEHCRIKNEDTEEQTGLLELNEVEEKKHHFTTGEKSFSCSQTENHSFTCPQCGKSFKQKGALTKHTRIHTGERPFTCTECGKSFRYQTNLLDHKRSHTGEKPFSCPQCGKSFSRKEHLQTHIRFHTGERPFTCSQCGNNFINKGDLSRHMRIHTEEKPFTCTQCGKSFKCKTGLKNHTRIHSGKKPFTCPQCGKSFVSKANLRDHVRIHTGEMPFSCHQCGKSFRYKRSLNDHLHLHSGERSFNCDQCSKTFVMASALRKHLNTHEKPHVCSTCGKRLTSLFNLKEHQKIHTGVRDHVCSECGKSFISIDSLRKHQIIHTGERPYKCPHCGKNFSRLGTMKRHERVHTGEKPYHCTSCGKTFKQSSNLRVHLKKRCPKSQFHVSVQHVKC, from the exons ATGGagtttattaaagaggagagtgagaACATGAGTGATCCAGAACACTGCAgaattaaaaatgaagatactgaaGAACAAACAG GCCTGTTGGAACtaaatgaagtggaggagaaaaaacatcatttcacaactggagaaaaatctttcagttgctcacagactgaaaatCATTCTttcacctgccctcagtgtggaaagagtttcaaacaaAAAGGAGCTCTTACTAAACACACGAGAATTCACACCGGAGAAAGGCCTTTCACATGCACTGAGTGTGGAAAGAGCTTCAGATATCAGACAAACCTTTTGGATCACAAAAGaagtcacactggagagaagcctttttcatgtcctcagtgtggaaaaagtttctcaCGTAAAGAACATCTTCAGACTCACATAAGATTCCACACAGGAGAGAGGCCTTTCacatgctctcagtgtggaaataatttcataaataaaGGAGATCTTAGTAGACACATGAGAATCCACACTGaagagaagccttttacatgcactcagtgtggaaagagctttAAATGTAAAACAGGCCTTAAAAACCACACGAGAATTCACTCAGGAAAGAAGCCTTTTACttgtcctcagtgtggaaagagctttGTGTCTAAAGCAAACCTTCGTGATCACGtaagaatccacactggagagatgCCTTTctcgtgccatcagtgtggaaagagcttcAGATACAAAAGAAGTCTCAACGATCATCTGCACCTCCATTCTGGAGAAAGAtcatttaactgtgatcagtgcAGTAAAACGTTTGTCATGGCATCAGCCCTAAGAAAACACCTGAACACTCATGAGAAGCCTCACGTGTGTTCTACTTGTGGAAAAAGACTTACAAGTCTGTTCAATTTAAAagagcaccagaaaatacataccgGTGTGAGAGATCATGTATGTTCTGAGTGTGGGAAATCTTTCATATCAATTGACAGCTTGAGAAAGCACCaaataattcatactggagaaagacCTTACAAGTGCCCACATTGTGGGAAGAACTTCAGTCGATTAGGAACAATGAAAAGACACGAgcgagtgcatactggagagaaaccatatcactgcacttcatgtgggaaaaCTTTCAAACAATCAAGTAATCTACGGGTTCATTTGAAAAAGCGTTGCCCAAAATCACAAT